A single window of Archangium gephyra DNA harbors:
- a CDS encoding CotH kinase family protein, with product MSWACLAALLVACSQPPPDVTEPVATPPPPPVEVEPGPPPVSHPPPVPEVSCPTEAEAGLAVAPTVESPGHDELLGAGEVLVRTSGFEDVGGAAPVRARFELWSMDEDIPVGLVWSAAVSEPAKLSEVRLSDGVFQAASGRLAERARYAVRVRYAYARPPCEAWGAWSAFRVFRTDDASRELFDENQILEFHLDIPPESWAALNAEAVPPDCVPHERQSYRATLRFRGQVFANVGIHVKGGCGSARTLEGKASFKVDLEWDDPEVPGCAPSRELLGRKHFTFNNNVQDPSFMNERLGYPLYRALGVPAPRAATVRLHVNGEPWGLYTHVETIDRRFLARWFEDKDGFLYEGTYWCDLLPGNVPAAGGDAAGACFSRKLDGDACEPGKGSSQVDAYAPLRELTWRLQRLPRGGFYPEILAFFDYDRFLTTWALESVISHWDGYPFAAPNNYRVYQEPSTGRWTLLSTGIDQIFGHPGDTRPDRNPAPWDVSGLLAERCLEEADCMAAFVARLEQVNGMFEGAGLESRVSSLRQQLAPGVSADPRKETSEAGFERAVERTLRFIRGRPARMREYLQQGPP from the coding sequence GTGTCGTGGGCGTGCCTGGCCGCACTGCTCGTCGCGTGCTCGCAGCCGCCTCCAGACGTCACGGAGCCGGTGGCCACGCCGCCGCCCCCTCCCGTGGAAGTGGAGCCCGGCCCGCCGCCCGTTTCCCACCCGCCACCCGTTCCCGAGGTCAGCTGTCCCACCGAGGCCGAGGCGGGTCTGGCGGTGGCGCCCACGGTCGAGAGCCCCGGGCACGACGAGCTGCTCGGGGCAGGGGAGGTGTTGGTCCGGACGTCGGGGTTCGAGGACGTGGGCGGCGCCGCGCCCGTCCGGGCCCGGTTCGAGCTCTGGTCCATGGACGAGGACATCCCGGTGGGACTCGTCTGGTCGGCGGCCGTGAGCGAGCCGGCGAAGCTCTCCGAGGTGCGCCTGTCCGATGGGGTGTTCCAGGCCGCGAGCGGCCGGCTCGCCGAGCGTGCGCGGTATGCGGTGCGTGTCCGCTATGCCTACGCCCGTCCTCCTTGCGAGGCCTGGGGGGCCTGGAGCGCGTTCCGCGTCTTCAGGACGGACGATGCGTCCCGGGAGCTCTTCGACGAGAACCAGATTCTTGAGTTCCACCTCGACATTCCTCCGGAGTCCTGGGCCGCGCTGAACGCGGAGGCGGTTCCGCCCGACTGCGTTCCCCATGAGCGCCAGTCCTACCGGGCCACGCTCCGCTTCCGGGGGCAGGTGTTCGCCAACGTGGGTATCCATGTGAAGGGCGGCTGCGGCTCCGCCCGGACGCTCGAGGGCAAGGCCTCCTTCAAGGTGGACCTCGAGTGGGACGACCCCGAGGTGCCGGGCTGTGCGCCTTCGCGGGAGCTCCTGGGCCGCAAGCACTTCACCTTCAACAACAACGTGCAGGACCCGAGCTTCATGAACGAGCGCCTGGGGTATCCCCTCTATCGCGCGCTCGGCGTGCCGGCCCCCCGGGCGGCCACGGTCCGGTTGCACGTCAATGGCGAGCCGTGGGGCCTCTACACCCACGTCGAGACAATCGACCGGCGCTTCCTGGCGCGCTGGTTCGAGGACAAGGACGGCTTCCTGTACGAGGGAACGTATTGGTGCGACCTCCTTCCGGGGAACGTTCCGGCGGCCGGAGGAGACGCCGCCGGAGCCTGCTTCTCCCGCAAGCTCGACGGTGATGCGTGTGAGCCGGGGAAGGGGAGCTCCCAGGTGGATGCCTACGCGCCGCTGCGCGAGCTCACCTGGCGGCTCCAGCGGCTGCCCAGGGGCGGTTTCTATCCGGAGATCCTGGCGTTCTTCGATTACGACCGGTTCCTCACGACGTGGGCACTCGAGAGTGTCATCTCCCACTGGGATGGCTATCCGTTCGCCGCGCCGAACAACTACCGCGTGTACCAGGAGCCCTCGACCGGCCGCTGGACGCTGCTGTCGACGGGCATCGACCAGATCTTCGGCCACCCGGGAGACACGCGTCCGGATCGCAACCCGGCTCCCTGGGACGTGTCGGGCCTGCTCGCGGAGCGCTGTCTGGAAGAGGCGGACTGCATGGCCGCCTTCGTGGCGCGGCTGGAGCAGGTGAACGGCATGTTCGAGGGCGCCGGGCTCGAGTCCCGCGTGAGCAGTCTTCGCCAGCAACTCGCCCCGGGCGTCTCCGCCGATCCTCGCAAGGAGACGTCCGAGGCCGGCTTCGAGCGGGCCGTGGAGCGGACGCTCCGGTTCATCCGCGGGCGCCCCGCCCGGATGCGCGAGTACCTCCAGCAGGGTCCTCCCTGA
- a CDS encoding protein adenylyltransferase SelO has product MPRFTSRFIDSMPGDPLQDARPRQVQGALWSKVQPTPVSAPRLVAYSKEVVQLLGLDEETLRSPEFVRVLAGNALWPGMVPYAANYGGHQFGNWAGQLGDGRAIVLGELLAPDGQQYELQLKGAGRTPYSRRGDGRAVLRSSIREFLCSEAMHHLGVPTTRALSLVATGDEVIRDMFYDGHPEAEPGAIVCRVAPSFLRFGNFELCTSREDMGLLKQLADYTLKHFFPELGAPGKDTYAAFFREVARRTARLMAHWQAVGFVHGVMNTDNMSILGLTIDYGPYGWLEDFDPGWTPNTTDAMEHRYRYGNQPNIGLWNVERLGVALLPLLEDQEALVEEGLVEYQRTFSAELSGRFAAKLGLSSLEGQADVALVNECFAWLAAHETDMTIFFRGLSQVVTLPEAPRELPRPVRDAFYGPVQEAHGARVLEWLATWWQRTRREAAPPAELARRMDAVNPRYVMRNWLAQEAIDAAHQGDDSKVHALLEVMRRPYEEQPGREAYAAKRPDWARSKPGCSALSCSS; this is encoded by the coding sequence ATGCCTCGTTTCACGTCCCGATTCATCGACTCGATGCCTGGAGACCCGCTCCAGGACGCGCGGCCGCGCCAGGTCCAGGGCGCCCTCTGGTCGAAGGTGCAGCCGACGCCCGTGTCGGCGCCCCGTCTGGTGGCGTACTCGAAAGAGGTCGTGCAGCTGCTCGGTCTCGACGAGGAGACGCTGCGCTCTCCCGAATTCGTACGGGTGCTCGCGGGCAACGCGCTGTGGCCGGGCATGGTGCCGTATGCGGCCAACTACGGGGGACATCAGTTCGGCAACTGGGCGGGACAGCTCGGAGACGGCCGCGCCATCGTGTTGGGGGAGCTGCTCGCCCCGGACGGCCAGCAGTACGAGCTGCAGCTCAAGGGCGCGGGCCGGACACCCTATTCCCGCCGGGGGGATGGACGCGCGGTGTTGCGCTCCTCCATCCGCGAGTTCCTCTGCAGCGAGGCCATGCACCACCTGGGCGTGCCCACCACCCGCGCGTTGTCGCTGGTGGCCACCGGCGATGAAGTCATCCGGGACATGTTCTACGACGGCCATCCCGAGGCCGAGCCCGGTGCCATCGTCTGCCGGGTCGCTCCGAGCTTCCTGCGCTTCGGCAACTTCGAGCTGTGCACCAGCCGCGAGGACATGGGGCTGCTCAAGCAGCTGGCCGATTACACCCTGAAGCACTTCTTCCCCGAGCTCGGAGCGCCCGGGAAGGACACCTACGCCGCCTTCTTCCGCGAGGTGGCGCGGCGCACCGCCCGGCTCATGGCGCATTGGCAGGCGGTGGGGTTCGTGCACGGGGTGATGAACACCGACAACATGTCCATCCTCGGCCTCACCATCGACTATGGGCCCTACGGGTGGCTGGAGGACTTCGATCCCGGGTGGACGCCCAACACCACCGACGCCATGGAGCACCGCTACCGCTATGGCAACCAGCCCAACATCGGCCTGTGGAACGTCGAGCGGCTGGGGGTCGCGCTCCTTCCACTGCTCGAGGACCAGGAAGCGCTGGTGGAGGAGGGGCTGGTCGAGTACCAGCGCACCTTCTCGGCGGAGCTGTCGGGGCGGTTCGCGGCGAAGCTCGGCCTGTCCTCGTTGGAGGGCCAGGCCGATGTCGCGCTCGTCAATGAGTGCTTCGCCTGGCTCGCCGCGCACGAGACGGACATGACGATCTTCTTCCGCGGGCTGTCCCAGGTGGTCACCCTGCCGGAGGCTCCGCGCGAGCTGCCTCGGCCGGTGCGTGACGCCTTCTACGGGCCGGTCCAGGAGGCGCATGGGGCCCGGGTGCTCGAGTGGCTGGCCACGTGGTGGCAGCGCACGCGGCGCGAGGCGGCGCCCCCCGCGGAGCTGGCGCGGCGGATGGACGCGGTGAATCCCAGGTACGTCATGCGCAACTGGCTCGCGCAGGAAGCCATCGACGCGGCGCACCAGGGTGATGACAGCAAGGTGCACGCGCTGCTCGAGGTGATGCGCCGGCCCTACGAGGAGCAACCGGGACGCGAGGCCTACGCGGCGAAGCGGCCGGACTGGGCGCGCTCGAAGCCGGGCTGCTCGGCGCTCTCGTGCAGCTCCTGA
- a CDS encoding phytanoyl-CoA dioxygenase family protein, whose product MNRARDFERQGFLVLPGFAPAAACDALKARAEQLVAGFQPETVSIFTTNDQTRTSDEYFLASGDDIRFFFEENAFRPDGSLRQDKALSINKIGHALHDLDPLFERFSRTPELAGLASELGLTKPLLLQSMYIFKQPHIGGEVNCHQDATFLYTEPSTCLGFWFALEDATLENGCLWALPGGHRLGLKKRFVRAAGGGTAFQVLDSTPLPEEGMVPLEVEKGTLVVLHGLLPHKSGANTSSRSRHAYSVHLIDGTARYPRDNWLQRAPSLPPRGFGPLTPD is encoded by the coding sequence ATGAATCGAGCCAGAGACTTCGAGCGGCAGGGCTTCCTCGTGCTTCCCGGTTTCGCCCCGGCGGCGGCCTGTGACGCCTTGAAGGCCCGGGCCGAGCAGCTGGTGGCCGGCTTCCAACCGGAGACGGTCTCCATCTTCACCACGAATGATCAGACGCGGACCTCGGACGAGTACTTCCTCGCCTCCGGGGACGACATCCGCTTCTTCTTCGAGGAGAACGCCTTCCGGCCGGATGGCTCGCTGCGCCAGGACAAGGCCCTGTCCATCAACAAGATTGGACATGCCCTGCACGACCTGGATCCGCTCTTCGAGCGGTTCTCCCGCACGCCGGAGCTGGCGGGGCTGGCCTCGGAGCTGGGCCTGACGAAGCCGTTGCTGCTCCAATCCATGTACATCTTCAAGCAGCCCCACATTGGCGGTGAGGTCAACTGCCACCAGGACGCGACGTTCCTGTACACGGAGCCGTCCACCTGTCTGGGTTTCTGGTTCGCGCTGGAGGACGCCACGCTGGAGAACGGCTGCCTGTGGGCGCTGCCGGGCGGGCACAGGCTGGGCTTGAAGAAGCGCTTCGTGCGCGCCGCGGGAGGCGGCACGGCGTTCCAGGTGCTGGACTCCACGCCCCTGCCCGAGGAGGGGATGGTGCCGCTGGAGGTGGAGAAGGGCACCCTGGTGGTGCTCCACGGGCTGCTGCCCCACAAGAGCGGCGCCAACACCTCCTCCAGGAGCCGCCACGCCTACTCGGTGCACCTCATTGATGGCACGGCCCGCTACCCCAGGGACAACTGGCTGCAGCGCGCTCCGTCGCTGCCGCCCCGAGGCTTCGGCCCGCTGACCCCGGATTGA
- a CDS encoding ATP-binding protein: MLQVLRRGFIAGVDAFLTPQQRQLPPDKLGQYRVLVGTALSMLLLNLLFWVNLRSSSIAGRRSVAVVALLAVASYALVLMLVRWGRSYRAVALLMCVFLTMAFLGVTLVSEDLRVVSHATVMLVPLLAVYLLGGSLGFLFTAIVCLAVGPFHKLYHSGFGSKPPLLAILAALGNNSSAVVALLIGWCLFWLHSSSREQAHAALKQALETLRESEGKLSNLIESTDDFVMSLDTEGRRVAANRPALQLISALTGSELPPGAPLFPPVPREPWSELLVLFKKALTGQRGRTEVEFPMEGRSRTLEIIASPVRSKEGRVVGVTFFARDISARREAEARLAELHRSLLDVSRHAGMAEVATGVLHNVGNTLNSVNVSVGVVGERLRGSRLPGLARAAELMKQHLPSLGSFLTEDERGRQLPPYIIAVSEQLVQERDALLTEVKSLSESVEHMKSVVSMQQENARFVGVVEQVQVARLLDDALKLQAQSLDKEGIQVRREYAEVPQVLVDRHKLLQILFNLLSNARHALQESGRTDKRLTVRIGADAGGELLRIEVADNGVGISPENLPRLFCQGFTTKKDGHGFGLHTSALAAAELGGALTCTSPGPGQGATFLLELPALPEQRMGR, from the coding sequence ATGCTTCAAGTCCTGCGGAGAGGGTTCATCGCCGGGGTGGATGCGTTCCTGACACCCCAGCAGCGCCAGCTGCCCCCAGACAAGCTCGGCCAATACCGGGTGCTGGTGGGCACGGCGTTGAGCATGTTGCTGCTCAACCTTCTCTTCTGGGTCAACCTCAGGTCCTCCTCCATCGCCGGGCGCCGGTCGGTGGCCGTCGTGGCGCTCCTGGCGGTGGCCAGCTACGCGCTGGTGTTGATGCTGGTGCGCTGGGGGCGCTCGTACCGGGCGGTGGCCCTGCTGATGTGCGTGTTCCTGACGATGGCCTTCCTGGGGGTGACGCTCGTCTCGGAGGATCTGCGGGTCGTCTCGCATGCGACGGTCATGTTGGTTCCCCTGCTGGCGGTCTATCTGTTGGGGGGGAGCCTGGGCTTCCTCTTCACCGCCATCGTCTGCCTGGCCGTGGGGCCCTTCCACAAGCTCTACCACTCGGGCTTCGGTTCGAAGCCGCCCCTGCTCGCCATCCTGGCCGCCCTGGGGAACAACAGCTCCGCGGTGGTGGCCTTGCTGATCGGTTGGTGCCTGTTCTGGCTGCACAGCTCTTCCCGGGAGCAGGCGCATGCGGCGTTGAAGCAGGCCCTGGAGACCCTGCGCGAGAGCGAGGGCAAGCTGAGCAACCTCATCGAGAGCACGGACGACTTCGTGATGTCCCTGGACACGGAGGGCCGCCGGGTGGCCGCCAACCGGCCCGCGCTCCAGCTGATCTCCGCGCTCACCGGCAGTGAGCTGCCACCGGGAGCACCGCTCTTTCCGCCCGTGCCCCGGGAGCCCTGGTCGGAGCTGCTGGTGCTCTTCAAGAAGGCGTTGACGGGGCAGCGGGGCCGCACGGAGGTGGAGTTCCCGATGGAGGGCCGGTCGCGGACGCTGGAGATCATCGCCAGCCCCGTGCGGAGCAAGGAGGGGAGGGTGGTGGGGGTGACGTTCTTCGCGCGGGACATCTCCGCGCGCAGGGAGGCCGAGGCGCGGCTGGCCGAGCTGCACCGCAGCCTCCTGGATGTCTCGCGCCATGCGGGCATGGCGGAGGTGGCCACGGGGGTGCTGCACAACGTGGGCAATACGCTCAACAGCGTGAACGTGTCGGTGGGGGTGGTGGGCGAGCGGCTGCGCGGCTCGCGCCTGCCGGGCCTGGCCCGGGCCGCGGAGTTGATGAAGCAGCACCTCCCGTCCCTGGGCTCCTTCCTCACCGAGGACGAGCGGGGGCGGCAGCTCCCCCCCTACATCATCGCCGTCTCCGAGCAGCTCGTGCAGGAGCGCGACGCCCTGCTGACGGAGGTGAAGTCGCTGAGCGAGAGCGTGGAGCACATGAAGTCCGTGGTGAGCATGCAGCAGGAGAACGCGCGCTTCGTCGGCGTGGTGGAGCAGGTGCAGGTGGCGCGGCTGCTGGATGACGCGCTGAAGTTGCAGGCCCAGTCCCTCGACAAGGAGGGCATCCAGGTGCGGCGCGAGTACGCCGAGGTGCCGCAGGTGCTGGTGGATCGCCACAAGCTGTTGCAGATCCTCTTCAACCTGCTGAGCAACGCGCGGCATGCGTTGCAGGAGAGTGGCCGCACGGACAAGCGGCTCACCGTCCGGATTGGCGCGGACGCGGGTGGGGAGCTGCTGCGGATCGAGGTAGCGGACAACGGGGTGGGCATCTCTCCGGAGAACCTGCCGCGGCTGTTCTGCCAGGGCTTCACGACGAAGAAGGACGGACACGGCTTCGGACTGCACACCAGCGCCCTGGCGGCGGCGGAGCTGGGCGGTGCGCTCACCTGCACCAGCCCCGGCCCTGGCCAGGGCGCCACCTTCCTCCTCGAGCTCCCCGCGCTTCCGGAGCAACGCATGGGGCGCTGA
- a CDS encoding lipoprotein, which translates to MRRLGTALLAASLFTGCGGTELEPSNESIAQQQSPLTTTDVDVSPECQGILQFANTASYATLDAYLPSDVVSNLVARRAVSPFVSLADISSVRLVGAARLEQLTAGARAQGFIGSSCVGVLDGLAVSTDDAAAIVSLVNSIHDSELHDVLPDAWNGAANLLSLRPFTSVQAISNVAGIGDVSLRNIRNSATLSRPLEALIDAANTLGYQGHGGAYMARHFDWWQEVTTNGRYNYGGLECFGLEPSSVPAGATVRPYLADAAEVRAEFLDTLAYANQNNQIPSSVISAGLANLDERITGRSFKGCYFGYANDPWSGHSVAIFVDTVNGFSLMTDTYWAE; encoded by the coding sequence ATGCGTCGTCTCGGCACCGCCCTTCTCGCCGCGAGCCTGTTCACCGGTTGCGGTGGTACTGAACTCGAGCCGTCCAACGAGTCCATCGCGCAGCAGCAGTCGCCGCTCACCACCACGGACGTGGATGTGTCCCCGGAGTGCCAGGGCATCCTCCAGTTCGCGAACACGGCGTCGTACGCGACGCTGGATGCGTACCTGCCGAGCGATGTCGTCTCCAACCTCGTCGCCCGGCGCGCGGTCTCGCCGTTCGTGTCCCTGGCGGACATCTCCTCGGTCCGGCTGGTCGGTGCGGCCCGCCTCGAGCAGCTCACCGCCGGGGCCCGGGCCCAGGGCTTCATCGGCTCCAGCTGTGTCGGTGTCCTGGACGGCCTCGCGGTCTCCACGGATGACGCCGCCGCGATCGTGTCGCTGGTGAACAGCATTCACGACTCCGAGCTGCATGACGTGCTGCCGGACGCGTGGAATGGCGCCGCGAACCTGCTCAGCCTGCGCCCGTTCACGTCGGTCCAGGCCATCTCCAATGTCGCGGGCATCGGTGATGTGAGCCTGCGCAACATCCGCAACTCGGCCACGCTGAGCCGGCCCCTCGAGGCGCTCATCGACGCGGCGAACACGTTGGGCTACCAGGGGCACGGCGGTGCGTACATGGCCCGCCACTTCGACTGGTGGCAGGAGGTGACGACCAACGGCCGTTACAACTACGGCGGGCTGGAGTGCTTCGGGCTCGAGCCGAGCAGCGTCCCGGCTGGCGCCACCGTCCGGCCGTACCTGGCCGACGCCGCCGAGGTGCGTGCCGAGTTCCTGGACACGCTGGCCTACGCCAACCAGAACAACCAGATCCCCAGCAGCGTGATCTCCGCGGGCCTGGCGAACCTCGACGAGCGCATCACGGGCCGCTCGTTCAAGGGCTGCTACTTCGGCTACGCGAACGATCCCTGGAGCGGGCACAGCGTCGCCATCTTCGTCGACACCGTGAACGGCTTCAGCCTGATGACCGACACCTACTGGGCCGAGTAG
- a CDS encoding ELWxxDGT repeat protein: protein MHLKARHHLRPLSPLLLSFALGCAGPAPEQEAPRGSSVSKQSPPPGLRPSLVKDLQVGEAPFPTDANTSWGVALPAVTASGTVYFSARDGNNASALWRTDGTPEGTRLVRQFATGTASGFLLELATVGDTLYLTVNDERLGTRLFKSDGTPEGTVELPQPERGPLDRPGELTACDGRVFFRDPRGLWTLEGTPERPVLLASVNIYPQTGFEQPPRHVVCAEQTLFFVDARSWGDNALWKSDGTVEGTVPLASLGLISGWSDPLFYISGPRVFLNVDDTQRNTLWTSDGTPEGTGELSGFNLYEPELTVHTAAGGSLYFSLPGTTYEPYPFTWGWGLGLWKSDSTGMGSHKVVDLPSDIQGLRPSALALGNTLLLSTKNGLLYRSDGTPEGTFLLANVGLPELPEQRAGASLPDGRLLFAALDPSGETSLWITDGTVEGTMPLQTAREESLRRPWTLTRVGDRVLFWADDGLHGQEPWVTNGTPEGTRLLRDIYRTNTSLPQSLTDVEGTLFFTATSEQGSGLWKSDGTAEGTTFLQPLVLTDPWLRTTGFTPVGSSLFFFQTTSFAPSLWKSDGTVAGTLKLRDFRGGDVTARTALGSTFFFSASEGASGSELWKSDGTVEGTVLFKDIIPGPGSSVPTKLTRAGDGFFFIANDGVHGGELWKSDGTVEGTVLVKDVLAGTGSGINRNSFHELLPVGTTLFFTATDGVHGEELWKSDGTAEGTVLVKDIFPGRSGSSLHDLVDVGGTLFFTAEDGVHGRELWKSDGTAEGTVLVHDTRPGVGSAFPVTYGWQKLPSRLSAIGGALYFPADDGVHGTEPWKSDGTAAGTVLLRDVLPGSESSGAGIVPFVPVGNQGVFAFSASDGVSGLELWTSDGTPEGTRRFADLHEGAASAAPLQLTVSGSRLFFVANDGEHGREVWSVKQGAFQHQP from the coding sequence CCCGCGGCTCCAGCGTGTCCAAGCAGTCCCCGCCGCCCGGGCTCCGGCCCTCGCTGGTGAAGGACCTCCAGGTGGGCGAAGCGCCCTTCCCCACGGATGCGAACACCTCGTGGGGAGTCGCGCTCCCCGCCGTCACCGCGAGCGGAACGGTCTACTTCTCGGCCCGCGATGGAAACAACGCCTCCGCGCTCTGGAGGACGGACGGGACTCCGGAGGGGACGCGCCTGGTCCGGCAGTTCGCCACCGGCACGGCGAGCGGCTTCCTCCTGGAGCTCGCCACGGTGGGCGACACCCTCTATCTCACCGTCAATGACGAGCGCCTCGGCACCCGCCTGTTCAAGAGCGATGGCACGCCAGAGGGCACCGTCGAGCTCCCACAGCCCGAGCGCGGCCCGCTCGACCGCCCCGGTGAGCTCACCGCCTGCGATGGCCGGGTGTTCTTCCGCGATCCCCGGGGTCTGTGGACGCTCGAGGGCACTCCCGAGCGCCCCGTCCTGCTCGCCTCGGTGAACATCTACCCCCAGACCGGCTTCGAGCAGCCCCCCCGGCACGTCGTCTGCGCGGAGCAGACGCTGTTCTTCGTGGACGCCCGCTCCTGGGGCGACAACGCGCTCTGGAAGAGTGACGGCACTGTCGAGGGCACGGTGCCGCTCGCGTCGCTCGGCCTCATCTCGGGCTGGAGCGATCCCCTGTTCTACATCTCCGGCCCGAGAGTCTTCCTCAACGTCGATGACACCCAGCGCAACACCTTGTGGACGAGCGACGGCACGCCCGAGGGGACTGGCGAGCTCTCGGGCTTCAATCTGTACGAGCCGGAGCTCACGGTGCACACGGCCGCCGGGGGCTCCCTCTATTTCTCCCTCCCGGGCACCACCTACGAGCCGTATCCATTCACCTGGGGCTGGGGCCTGGGGCTGTGGAAGAGCGACAGCACCGGGATGGGGAGCCACAAGGTCGTGGACCTCCCTTCCGACATTCAAGGCCTGCGCCCCTCGGCGCTCGCCCTGGGGAACACCCTGCTCCTCTCGACGAAGAACGGCCTCCTCTACCGGAGCGATGGCACGCCCGAGGGCACCTTCCTGCTCGCGAACGTCGGCCTGCCGGAGCTCCCGGAGCAGCGGGCGGGCGCCTCCCTCCCGGATGGCCGGTTGCTCTTCGCGGCCCTCGATCCCTCGGGCGAGACGAGCCTGTGGATCACCGATGGGACGGTGGAGGGAACCATGCCCTTGCAGACGGCCCGGGAAGAGAGCCTGCGCAGGCCCTGGACCCTCACGCGGGTGGGGGACCGGGTGCTGTTCTGGGCCGACGACGGCCTGCACGGGCAGGAGCCCTGGGTGACGAACGGGACGCCCGAGGGCACCCGCCTGCTGCGCGACATCTACCGCACCAACACCTCCCTTCCCCAGTCCCTCACGGACGTGGAGGGCACGCTCTTCTTCACCGCCACCTCCGAGCAGGGCTCCGGGCTGTGGAAGAGCGATGGCACCGCCGAGGGCACCACCTTCCTCCAGCCGCTCGTCCTCACCGACCCCTGGCTGCGCACCACCGGCTTCACTCCCGTGGGCAGCTCGCTGTTCTTCTTCCAGACGACAAGCTTCGCTCCCAGCCTGTGGAAGAGTGATGGCACCGTGGCCGGGACGCTCAAGCTCCGCGACTTCCGCGGTGGGGACGTGACGGCACGTACCGCCCTGGGCTCCACCTTCTTCTTCTCCGCTTCCGAGGGCGCCTCGGGCAGCGAGCTGTGGAAGAGCGATGGCACCGTCGAGGGCACCGTCCTGTTCAAGGACATCATCCCGGGCCCGGGCAGTTCCGTCCCCACGAAGCTGACGCGCGCCGGGGACGGCTTCTTCTTCATCGCCAACGACGGCGTCCACGGCGGCGAGCTGTGGAAGAGCGATGGCACCGTCGAGGGCACCGTCCTCGTCAAGGACGTCCTCGCAGGCACGGGCAGTGGCATCAACAGAAACAGCTTCCACGAGCTGCTTCCGGTGGGGACGACCCTGTTCTTCACCGCCACCGACGGCGTCCACGGTGAGGAGCTGTGGAAGAGCGATGGCACCGCCGAGGGCACCGTGCTCGTGAAGGACATCTTCCCGGGCCGGAGCGGCTCCAGCCTCCATGATCTGGTGGACGTGGGGGGAACGCTCTTCTTCACCGCCGAGGACGGCGTCCATGGCCGCGAGCTGTGGAAGAGCGATGGCACCGCCGAGGGCACCGTGCTCGTCCATGACACCCGCCCGGGCGTGGGCTCCGCCTTCCCGGTGACCTATGGGTGGCAGAAGCTCCCCTCGCGCCTGTCCGCCATCGGCGGCGCCCTCTACTTCCCGGCGGATGACGGCGTGCACGGCACCGAGCCGTGGAAGAGCGACGGTACGGCAGCGGGGACCGTCCTGCTGCGCGACGTGCTGCCCGGCTCCGAGAGCAGCGGCGCGGGCATCGTGCCCTTCGTGCCGGTGGGCAACCAGGGAGTCTTCGCCTTCTCCGCCTCGGACGGCGTGAGCGGCCTGGAGCTGTGGACGTCGGACGGCACGCCCGAGGGCACCCGCCGCTTCGCGGACCTGCACGAGGGCGCGGCGAGCGCCGCCCCGCTCCAGCTCACCGTCTCCGGCTCGCGGCTCTTCTTCGTCGCCAATGACGGCGAGCACGGCCGGGAGGTGTGGTCCGTGAAGCAGGGGGCCTTCCAGCACCAGCCGTAG